The window TATCGCCGTAGAGGCCGCGAAGAAAAGGGCCGACGCCGTGGACCACGTCCTTCTGTTCGGCCCCCCCGGACTGGGCAAGACAACCCTCGCCAACATAATTGCCGTAGAGATGGAGGTGGATATAGTTACCACGTCCGGCCCCGCCCTTGAAAAGAGCGGAGATTTGATAGGTATACTGACGAATCTAAAAAAAGGAGACGTCCTTTTTATAGATGAGATCCATCGCGTGCCCAAGACAGTAGAAGAATACCTGTACTCCGCTATGGAAGATTATTTTATAAACGTCATTTTTGACAAAGGGATGAACGCGCGCAGTTATCGTTCGAGGCTGGAGGAGTTTACCATGGTGGGCGCGACCACCAGGGCAGGGCTTCTGTCCTCCCCGCTCAGAGAGAGGTTCGGCATACAGAGGGGCCTGGATTTTTACAGCATAGAGGAACTCTCCAGGGTCATCGCGCGTTCCGCGTCACTTCTCGGCGTGACCATTGAAAATGACGGCATCGGGGAGATAGCAAAACGTTCCCGGGGAACTCCGAGGATAGCCAACAGGGTTCTCAGGCGGGTCAGGGACTATGCCGAAGTACGGTCAAATGGCGTGATAACAAGTTCTGTCGCATGCGACGCCCTTCGCCTGGAAGGTATCGACGAGGAAGGGCTTTCAATATTGGACCGGAAATTCCTGGAGACTATAATCTGTAATTATAAAGGCGGCCCGGTCGGGCTGGAGGCGATAGCGGCCGTCCTTCACGAGGAGCCGGACACCCTCGCGGACATGGTGGAACCCTATCTGCTGAAGGCCGGTTTCGTGCTCAGGACACCAAAGGGCAGAAAGGCCACCGAACGCGCCTATTCCCGTCTGGGGCACCCCGTGCCTGACGGGACCGGCGGACAGCTTCCTCTACTACCCGGACATAAAGGAAGTAATACATGAGACTCCTGCTTCACGTCTGCTGTTCGCCCTGTCTCTGCGCCCCGCTGGAAGAGCTTAAGAAAGACAGCCTGGAGATAGAGGGTTTCTTTTATAACCCGAACATACACCCACTGCTGGAGTTTCGCCGGAGATTGAAGTCGGTTAAGGTATACCAGGAATCATCGCCCGTGCGTATTCATTACTGTGAAGATTACGGGCTGAATGAGTTCCTCGAAACGGTTGAGCGTTATGATGCGCCACAGAGGTGCAATGATTGTTACCACATGAGGCTTACTGCCACGGCCAGGCATGCGCGCGCCAACGGCTTCGACGCCTTCAGCACCGCGCTGCTCTTCAGTGACAGGCAGAAGCACGAACTCCTGAAAAAGGTCGGAGAAGAAGTCTCACACAGGGAGGGATTACCATTTTATTATATGGACTATCGCCACCTCTACGCTGAAAGCCACGAGATGGCAAAAAAGAGGTGTCTTTACCTGCAGTCTTATTGCGGATGTGTGTTTAGCGAACAAGAACGCTACGATCCCACCACTAAATATCTTTACAAGGGGAATCTGAACGTCCGGTCATGAAGTTGTTAGAGGGTGGCATATATAATGGTTATACAGAATAGATGATTGGGAGGATTTAATCTGAGAGTTGACTGCGAGTGCGGCCACCCCACACTCAGGAAGAGGGCGTTACTCCCTATTATATTAACCCTCTATCTTTCATCCTGCGGGAAACCAGCCGCTGAATATAAATACGAGGCCATCTGGCGTAAAGCCCCGGAGGTGCAGGTGGTGTTATTGAAAGACGCAAAAACCGCCAGGCTGGCGCTGCACGCGCCATACAGGCTGGTTAACATGAACAGCGGCAAGACACTTCTTAGAGGCAACGGGCTTGGAGAAACAAGTGTCTCTTTCAGCGGCAGCGCGTTTATACTCGGGAGAGAGAGTTTTCGCGCAGCCGGTGTTAAGCTTGTTTGCCGCAGGGACGGTGCGGTGGAGCTGAACGGCACCCGTTATCGCGGAGAGGTCTCTCTCGTCGCAGCGCCTTTGAACAGGTTGAAAGCCCTCAACCGCCTCAGCGTGGAGGAATATATCAGGGGCGTCCTGGGGAGCGAGATGCCCAATTACTGGGACAAGGAGGCATTGATGGCCCAGGCCATATGCATAAGGACCTACGCACTCGACATGAAAATGAGCGACAAGAAACTCAGCTCCCTGCATCTGGCCTATCGCGGAACCACAAACGAGAATTGGAGACTTGACAAGATAGTGGAGGAGACCAAGGGTATAGTCATGTTCTATAAAGGCAAGCTCTTTCCCGCCTATTTCCACAGCACCTGCGGCGGGCATACGGAGGACGCCGCCCATGTGTTCGGTAACAAGGGCCTGGCACCCCTCAGTGGCGTAGAATGCGGATTCTGTGACAGGTCTAAATACTACCAATGGGAAGCAGACATTAACAAGGCCGATATTGAAGAGAAACTAAAAAAGAAATACCCGGGACTGAAAGGGGTCTCCACCGTAGTGCCCGCCAACCCCGGGCCTGGCGGGCACAGCTCCACGGTAGTGATAAAACACGACGGTGGAGAGCTGAAAATGGGAGCCAACCAGTTTCGTCTCCTGGTGGGCCCAAACGTCCTGTACTCTACCGCCTTTTCCGCGCAGGAAAGCGGCCCTGTGATAAAATTTACCGGGAGTGGATGGGGACACGGTGTGGGTATGTGTCAATATGGCGCAGAAGGGATGGCAGAAAAAGGCGCTCAATGGTACCAGATACTGAGACACTATTACCCCGGGGCAAAGTTTGTAAAGGTTTATCAGTAACGGGCCCGTACCAGCCTGCCGGCTAATGAGGCGCACGAACCGTGAAGGGTGGGCAGGCAGGGAGACTGTTTTTTGCGGTTCAGGGTATTAGGGACAGATAGCCGCTCAAATGCGAGATACGGTGAGATAGAAACGGGCCATGGGACAATAAAGACTCCGGTCTTTATGCCCGTTGGGACCCAGGCAACGGTAAAGACGTTAACACCCGTCCAGCTTAAGGAGCTGGGTGTAGAGGCCATTATATGCAATGCGTATCACCTGAGCCTCAGGCCGGGCCAGCAGGTTGTGAAGGATTTGGGTGGTATTCACCGCTTCATGGGCTGGGACAGGGCTATTGCCACCGACAGCGGCGGGTATCAGGTATTTTCCCTGAAAAATATTACCCGGATCTCTGAAGAGGGTGTAGAATTTTCTTCCCCCGTTGCGGGGGAGCCTGTATTCTTCACACCGGAGAAGGTGATGGATATTCAGATGACTCTGGGAAGTGATATAATGATGCCGTTTGACCATTGTGTTTCTTATCCGTGTGAGCGTGACGACGCGAAAGAGGCCATGCTCAGGACCAGTAGATGGGCCGGGAGGTGTCAGGCCGCCTTATCCGCCCGCAGGCCGGGTAAGCACGCCCTTTTTGGTATAATACAGGGCAGTGTATTCAAGGACCTGCGCCTGGAGAGCGTGGAACGCCTGGGTGAAATGGACCTGGACGGCTACGCCGTGGGCGGGCTGAGCGTGGGAGAGGGCCGGTATCTTATGAACGAAGTACTGGATTATACCATAGAAAAGCTCCCGTGGGATAAGCCGCGTTACCTCATGGGTGTGGGTCCGCCGGCAGATATTATGGACGCCGTCGAAAAGGGTGTGGACATGTTTGACTGCGTGCTGCCGACGCGTAACGGCCGAAATGGCTGCGCCTTCACCTGGAGCGGGAAGATAAAGCTCTTTAACAGCGTTTACAGGAACGACCAAAGGCCCCTGGACGACAGATGTGGCTGCTATACGTGCAGGACGTTCTCCCGCGCCTACCTGCGACATCTGTTTTTCGCAGGAGAGATACTGGCTATGACGCTTGTGTCTCTGCATAACGTGTATTTCTTTCAGGAGATAATGTCCGGCGCCCGTGAGGCCATCCTTAACGGAACCTTTGGCAGTTTTAAAAATAGGCTTGTTGAGGCCCAAGAAAAGGAGAACGATAAATGATTTTCCTAGCTCAAGCACCAGTCCACCCGTCTGTGTTCTGGGCCACTATGGTGCCATTTCTAATAATGGCCACTATCATCTATTTGTTTATCATCAGACCCCAGAAGACAAAAGAGGCGCGGAGACTGGAGATGCTTGCCGGCATAAAGAAGAACGACAAGGTAATAACCAGTGGGGGTGTACACGGCACGGTTCTTAACGTCAAGGAAACGGAACTTGTGCTTCTGATAGACACCAACAAAGATATTAAAATAAAGATAGAAAGAGACGCCGTTACGTCTGTGCTGAATAAGGGAGAGAAAGACAGTGAGGGCTGAGCTGGCCACTAACTCCCGTAAGATTTAAGACAACCTGCACCTGGACGAGGAGGATAAGAAGAGAGGAAAATGCCTAAGGAAATCTACCGCTGGAAGATGCCACTTATAGTAATCTTGATTGCCGTTGCCATCTTTGCCCTTTATCCGCCGACCAACAAGGTGATGAAGGTTGAGAAGATAAAGGAAGTCGACGGGCAGGTCGTGGAACGGGAAATAATAGAAAAGTCGTGGATGACCTTTTTGATGGGGAAACCTGTCCGCAAAGAGGTTATCATCAGGGAGGAAATTGGCGCTGACGGCAAGAAAATAACCGAAAAAATTGTGGAAGAGATAGCCAGGGGTAGAGTAAAGCTGGGTCTGGACCTCAGGGGTGGGTCTGAGCTCACATACAAGGTAAGGATCTCACCCGCTGAGGATAAGCCGGGGATTACCCAGGAGGTTATAGACGTACTGGAGAAGAGAATAGACCCCAGAGGCATAATGGAGTACAGGATACAGGAGCAGGGATACCACCGCATCCTTATTCAGGTTCCGGGCGCCAGCCACTACGAGACAGAAAAGCTCAAGGAGCGGATAGTGCGGCTGGGGAAGCTTGAATTCAGGATTGGCGCGCCAAGAGACTCTAAGGAGTACAAAGACGCCCTCGAGGGTAAACCCGTGGCGGGTTACTACAAGCATTGGGTCGGAAAAAAGAAGGGAGAGACGGGCGAGCTTACGGAAGAATGGTACCTGGTACGGAACAAGATAGAGCTCAGCGGAGAGAATTTGTCCAGGGTCTATCCCGACCGCAAGAACGTGCAACCCGTAGTAGGCTTTGAGTTTAATACCGAGGGCAAGGCAAAGTTCAGCCAGCTCACCGAGCGGAATATCGGGAAGCCGCTTGCCATTATTCTCGACGATATACTGTACTCCTCGCCGGTTATCCGCGAGCGTATACCGGGCCGGGGCATTATCGAGGGGAACTTCACACAGGAAGAGGTCAATAATCTCCTGGCTATTATGCGGGCAGGAAGCCTTCCGGCCGACCTTGACCTGGAAATGGAAATAAGCGTAGGCCCCAGCCTGGGTAGAGATTCTATCAGACACGGTCTAACGGCAGGTCTTGTGGGTGGCGCATTTGTCGTGTTCTTCATGGCGACATATTATCTTGGCGCGGGCCTGGTCGCCAACATGGCGCTGGGTTTAAACATGCTTCTTGTCATAGGGACCCTGGCACTTTTAGGAGCCACGCTGACCCTTCCCGGTATCGCGGGACTGGTGTTGATTGTAGGTATGGCGGTAGACGCCAACGTGCTGATCTTTGAGAGAATCAGGGAAGAGATAAACAGGGGTAAGGCAATACCGCAGGCGCTGAAGACCGGTTACGAAAAGGCATTTACCACAATTATCGACTCGAACCTGACCACACTTATCACCGCCCTCATACTCTACGCCGTGGGTACCGGTCCCGTTAAGGGTTTCGGTATAACCCTGACGATCGGCCTCCTGGTCAACCTCTTTACCGCCATATTCGTTACCAGGGTGATATTTGAGATCCTGGACATGAAGGCGTTCAGGATGTTACAGTTCTTCCAGAGACCACACCTGCAACTCCTCAGTTTCTTTAAGGTGACGGCCCTGGCATCGGTCGTGTTGATTGCCATCGGGCTGACGGTCTTTACGTGGCGGGGCAACGACAAGTACGATATAGACTTTACGGGTGGCACGCTGGTACATCTACAACTGGCTGACCCCACACCAACCGGGGCCGTAAGGGACGCATTGGCCAACGCAGGCTATGACAACGCAGAGGTCCAGGGCATCTGGGATACAGCCACCGTATCTGCGGCAGAGGCGTCAGAGTTTGGAATAAGGATAAAGGGCATAAGCGATGAAAAGGCCTCCGAGAAACTGGAAAACGACGTCAAAAAGGCCCTTGGCAACCGGTTGGGCGATATGGCGTTCGGCGCGACGCCCGCAATTTTGAAGCTGACACTGCAGGCCCCGGCAGAGGAATCTGAACTCAGAGCACAGCTTGCCAACATGGGATATACCAACGAGGACATAATATCACTTTATCCCGTCGGTGTAACGACTAAGAGCTTTAAGATTACCGTACCAACCTTAAGAGATATAAATGCGCGTGTTGAGACCACGGAACTTCTTTCCCAGGGTATACCAGGTCTGGCCTTTAACGAGGTAAACCTAAGTTTTGGAGAGATGAGAGAGGTAGCGCCCCAGGCAGTTGCGCCGGGGATGATGCCCATCGCCCGGGGCGGGCTTGAATGTGACCTCAGCAGCCCTGTAGACCCTCAGCTTCTCGAGCTGGAGCTCGAAAGGTGGGGTTTTACAGACGTTGTCGTCATAATGCGAGAAGAGAGGACGAGAAAAGCACGCAGTTCGCGGCTTGAGATACGCGGCCCGGTGAACACTTTGACCGAGATAAAGGAGGGGATGGAAAAAACCGTCAAGCTCCCCGCGTTTACGTTCCTGACGGACACCTCTCTGAGGATAGAACTGGACAGCCCTCAAGAAAAACAGGTCCTGAAAGACCATCTCACGGCACTCGGTGTCACCCGGCTAATCTCTCTGAACGCGCCGTCCGAGTCCTTCTCAATAGAGATGAACCCCTTAAGCGCCAGCAAGGTCCAAGAGAAGATAAGTGACGACATAATTGATACGTTCAAGGACAGTTTTCTCCATGAAAAGACAGGTGTGAGCTTTGAAGACCTGCCGGAGACGGCCGGCGCGGAGGGGTCCGCCACAGAGCCGGAAGCGGCTGAATCCCTGGTGCTTATGACCCCTGGCAAACCCATGATAAAGGAGAGAATAGAGGACATACTCTCAAAAGCGGGCTACGCCGGTGCGCTGGCAGAGACCCTTGAACCGGGAAAGACCTATCGCTCTGTGAAGATCCGTATAAAGACCACAGAGGTTGAGGCGATGAAGGCTGACCTGACCAAGGCCCTTATGGTTACCGATCCGCTGAAGAGGGTGGTAAGTATTGGTTCAACGGTTGCCGGAGAGATGAAGAACAGGGCGGTTTTGGCACTTATATTTGCCTTGTTTGCCATTATCATTTATATATGGATTCGCTTCGGCGAGATCAAGTTCGGCGTTGCCGCGGTCTTAGCCCTTATACATGACGTGCTCTTTGCTATGGGGGCGGTAGCCGTGGCGGGTTGTTATCCCGCTATCTTTGGCGACGTCAAGATGAACCTCGCCATGGTAGCCTCCTTCCTCACGCTCATCGGTTATTCGCTCAACGATACTATTGTGGTTTTCGACAGGATAAGGGAGAACATGGCCGGTAAAAAGACGGTGAGCGAGGAGTTGGTCAATGAAAGCATAAATCAAACCTTGAACCGGACGGTAATAACGTCTGTAACCACGTTCTTCGTGATATCGTCCCTCTATTTCCTGGGCGGTACGGAGATACACGGTTTTGCGTTTGTTATGATGGTTGGTGTGGTGGTTGGTACGTATTCTTCTATATTTGTTGCGAGCCCCGTCCTTGTCTACTGGTCAACGGTAAGGAAGGGCTTTGGTTTTGTGTTTTTAGTTTTGACTGCGCCCCTGTGGATCCCCTGGAAAGTGATTAAGAGCTTACTTGGGGGCGGGAGCAGTATTCGTCCACGCAGGGCGTAGAAAGACGGAAGGATTTGGGGTGGCGCCTTTTACTGTTTTTCAGGAGGCGTTATGTCTACAGGAAGAAAGAGCATTATCAGAAGATGGGAGACACAGGTAGGAATAGGGGTGGCAGTTGCGTGCTTTGCGGTGCTGGGTGTGTTTCTTGGTCTAAAGATCGGGAGTGATAAGCCGGATAAGGCCATAAAGACGCAGCAGACCGAGAAAGCCTCTATCGTTAAGAAAGCCCCGCGCACCAAAGCGGCCAGACCGGCCGAAGTGGTGCTGAAGGTTGATAAAAGGACTCTAGGGATCCCCGACCTGGGCGGGCCAGGCAGGGAAGTATCAGATTTGCCGCCAGAGGCTTATGGAGAAGGTGAACCTGTTGAGGCGGAAGACGCCCTGGTTCTGTACAAGAGTAACAGGTTGAAAGCGGCGCGGCATGGGCGGCCATCGGTGGTTGAATATTTATCAGAACGAAGGCAGGAAACGGTTTTTGAGGAACCTCCTGCGATAGCGTCTTCTTCTGAGGAGATGGTCGCAGCTAGTGATATGGGAGTAAGCGGCACGGCAGTTGCCGAAGACGCCGTAACGTCGGCGGAGAGTGGCGTCGAGGATAAGGTTGCAGCCGCCTTCCCCAGGGCACATAAGGTCAGGCCCAGTGACACACTGATGGACATCTCAAAAGAGTATTACGGTACCGTATCAAAGTGGAACCTAATCTATGAAACAAACGGCCTGTCGAACAGAGACATATTAATTGTTGGTCAGGAGTTGGTAATCCCGTCCCTGGACTCCCAGGCTGTTCCGCAGCAAAAACCCGTGGTGAAGAAGGTGTCATCCAGCGGCAGGAGAGGTTCATTAGGAGTCGCCCACAGGGTGCAACGCGGCGATACACTGCGGAAGCTGGCCAAGGCATACTACAAAGACGAGTCAGGATGGAAGAAGATTTCCAAGGCGAACAAGGGGGCTCTGAAAGGCCGGGAAACGCTTAAACCAGGGGAGGTGCTTATAATCCCCTGATTAAACATCTGTTGGTATCGGAGAGAGAAACATGGGAAATGCTATGGTAAGGAGGATGCTGCGCCTTTGCTGTTTAACGGGCTTTGTTCTGGCCCTGAGTGGAGGCGCCTACGAACTCAGGGCACAGGTTATGAGCAGTCCGTTTCCTTTGTTCAAGCATGACCTGCAACATACAGGGAGGAGTAAACACAAAGGCGCTCAAACTGCAAACTGCAAGTGGACGTATCCGTCAAATGACCAGATCGTCTCTTCGCCTGTTGTGAGCGATAGCGGAATAATCTATTTTGGGAGCCTGGACGGGAACCTGTACGCGGTAAAACCTGACGGGCATACCAAGTGGTTCTTTACCACGAGGAGCGACATCTTTTCCACACCCGCCATTGACACTGCCGGCACGATATACGTGGGCACCAGCGGCAACTTCCTGTATGCCATCGGGAAGGACATGAAGCAGAGATGGAAGTTCAGGACCGGGGGGGCCATCCTGTCGTCTCCAAACATAGGCCCGGACGGGACCATCTACATAGGGAGTATGGACGGCAAGCTCTACGCCATAACCTCTGACGGGGTCACCCGGTGGACTTATCAGACCGGTGACAGCATAGCGGTTTCCTCTCCAGCCGTGGCCTCAAACGGTACCATTTACGTGGGCTCCAGAGACAGGAAGCTCCATGCCGTAGACGCGAAAACCGGAAAAAAGAAGTGGGTCTTCCTCGCAGGCGACAAGGTCGATTCCGCACCATCTGTCGGGGATGACGGCACCGTATATTTCGGCGCCAATAACGGGATACTGTACGCCCTGGACCCGAACGGTAAACAGCAGTGGAAGTATGAGACGGGGTCCTGGATATACGCCTCCCCCTCCATAGGTGCTGACGGCACGATTTATTTTGGGGCGAAGGACGGCAAGATTTACGCATTGGACAAGGACGGCAAGCTGAAGTGGAGCTTTTCTACCGGAGACGGCGTGAGTTCTTCCTCGGCCATAGGTTCTGACGGGACGATATACGTCGGTTCGTGGGACAGCAAGCTCTATGCCATCGACCCTGACGGCAAACTCAAATGGAGCTACGACACGGGCGCCTCCATAGCCAGTTCACCGGCAATCGCCTCCGACGGCACCGTCTACGTGGGATGCGATAGCGGCACGCTGTACGCGTTCGGGGAGTAGTAGTACTTTTTCCCTGACAGGTGTATAGAAAGCGGTATCTTGACCGGAGCAGCACTTTTGTGATATAAACGAGAAAGTGCTTGTAATCGAGGAGGGGTAGTGTCTGCATGATAGGTATATCTAAATTATACTGTGGGACCGTTGAACCGTCGGATGCGCTCCGCTACGGCAGGCAGTCGAAGCGGCTCCCGTCACATCTCCTCCAGTTCTC of the Candidatus Bathyanammoxibius amoris genome contains:
- a CDS encoding epoxyqueuosine reductase QueH, with amino-acid sequence MRLLLHVCCSPCLCAPLEELKKDSLEIEGFFYNPNIHPLLEFRRRLKSVKVYQESSPVRIHYCEDYGLNEFLETVERYDAPQRCNDCYHMRLTATARHARANGFDAFSTALLFSDRQKHELLKKVGEEVSHREGLPFYYMDYRHLYAESHEMAKKRCLYLQSYCGCVFSEQERYDPTTKYLYKGNLNVRS
- a CDS encoding LysM peptidoglycan-binding domain-containing protein, which translates into the protein MSTGRKSIIRRWETQVGIGVAVACFAVLGVFLGLKIGSDKPDKAIKTQQTEKASIVKKAPRTKAARPAEVVLKVDKRTLGIPDLGGPGREVSDLPPEAYGEGEPVEAEDALVLYKSNRLKAARHGRPSVVEYLSERRQETVFEEPPAIASSSEEMVAASDMGVSGTAVAEDAVTSAESGVEDKVAAAFPRAHKVRPSDTLMDISKEYYGTVSKWNLIYETNGLSNRDILIVGQELVIPSLDSQAVPQQKPVVKKVSSSGRRGSLGVAHRVQRGDTLRKLAKAYYKDESGWKKISKANKGALKGRETLKPGEVLIIP
- the tgt gene encoding tRNA guanosine(34) transglycosylase Tgt gives rise to the protein MRFRVLGTDSRSNARYGEIETGHGTIKTPVFMPVGTQATVKTLTPVQLKELGVEAIICNAYHLSLRPGQQVVKDLGGIHRFMGWDRAIATDSGGYQVFSLKNITRISEEGVEFSSPVAGEPVFFTPEKVMDIQMTLGSDIMMPFDHCVSYPCERDDAKEAMLRTSRWAGRCQAALSARRPGKHALFGIIQGSVFKDLRLESVERLGEMDLDGYAVGGLSVGEGRYLMNEVLDYTIEKLPWDKPRYLMGVGPPADIMDAVEKGVDMFDCVLPTRNGRNGCAFTWSGKIKLFNSVYRNDQRPLDDRCGCYTCRTFSRAYLRHLFFAGEILAMTLVSLHNVYFFQEIMSGAREAILNGTFGSFKNRLVEAQEKENDK
- the yajC gene encoding preprotein translocase subunit YajC; the encoded protein is MIFLAQAPVHPSVFWATMVPFLIMATIIYLFIIRPQKTKEARRLEMLAGIKKNDKVITSGGVHGTVLNVKETELVLLIDTNKDIKIKIERDAVTSVLNKGEKDSEG
- a CDS encoding PQQ-binding-like beta-propeller repeat protein, with protein sequence MGNAMVRRMLRLCCLTGFVLALSGGAYELRAQVMSSPFPLFKHDLQHTGRSKHKGAQTANCKWTYPSNDQIVSSPVVSDSGIIYFGSLDGNLYAVKPDGHTKWFFTTRSDIFSTPAIDTAGTIYVGTSGNFLYAIGKDMKQRWKFRTGGAILSSPNIGPDGTIYIGSMDGKLYAITSDGVTRWTYQTGDSIAVSSPAVASNGTIYVGSRDRKLHAVDAKTGKKKWVFLAGDKVDSAPSVGDDGTVYFGANNGILYALDPNGKQQWKYETGSWIYASPSIGADGTIYFGAKDGKIYALDKDGKLKWSFSTGDGVSSSSAIGSDGTIYVGSWDSKLYAIDPDGKLKWSYDTGASIASSPAIASDGTVYVGCDSGTLYAFGE
- the secD gene encoding protein translocase subunit SecD; the protein is MPKEIYRWKMPLIVILIAVAIFALYPPTNKVMKVEKIKEVDGQVVEREIIEKSWMTFLMGKPVRKEVIIREEIGADGKKITEKIVEEIARGRVKLGLDLRGGSELTYKVRISPAEDKPGITQEVIDVLEKRIDPRGIMEYRIQEQGYHRILIQVPGASHYETEKLKERIVRLGKLEFRIGAPRDSKEYKDALEGKPVAGYYKHWVGKKKGETGELTEEWYLVRNKIELSGENLSRVYPDRKNVQPVVGFEFNTEGKAKFSQLTERNIGKPLAIILDDILYSSPVIRERIPGRGIIEGNFTQEEVNNLLAIMRAGSLPADLDLEMEISVGPSLGRDSIRHGLTAGLVGGAFVVFFMATYYLGAGLVANMALGLNMLLVIGTLALLGATLTLPGIAGLVLIVGMAVDANVLIFERIREEINRGKAIPQALKTGYEKAFTTIIDSNLTTLITALILYAVGTGPVKGFGITLTIGLLVNLFTAIFVTRVIFEILDMKAFRMLQFFQRPHLQLLSFFKVTALASVVLIAIGLTVFTWRGNDKYDIDFTGGTLVHLQLADPTPTGAVRDALANAGYDNAEVQGIWDTATVSAAEASEFGIRIKGISDEKASEKLENDVKKALGNRLGDMAFGATPAILKLTLQAPAEESELRAQLANMGYTNEDIISLYPVGVTTKSFKITVPTLRDINARVETTELLSQGIPGLAFNEVNLSFGEMREVAPQAVAPGMMPIARGGLECDLSSPVDPQLLELELERWGFTDVVVIMREERTRKARSSRLEIRGPVNTLTEIKEGMEKTVKLPAFTFLTDTSLRIELDSPQEKQVLKDHLTALGVTRLISLNAPSESFSIEMNPLSASKVQEKISDDIIDTFKDSFLHEKTGVSFEDLPETAGAEGSATEPEAAESLVLMTPGKPMIKERIEDILSKAGYAGALAETLEPGKTYRSVKIRIKTTEVEAMKADLTKALMVTDPLKRVVSIGSTVAGEMKNRAVLALIFALFAIIIYIWIRFGEIKFGVAAVLALIHDVLFAMGAVAVAGCYPAIFGDVKMNLAMVASFLTLIGYSLNDTIVVFDRIRENMAGKKTVSEELVNESINQTLNRTVITSVTTFFVISSLYFLGGTEIHGFAFVMMVGVVVGTYSSIFVASPVLVYWSTVRKGFGFVFLVLTAPLWIPWKVIKSLLGGGSSIRPRRA
- a CDS encoding SpoIID/LytB domain-containing protein; protein product: MGGFNLRVDCECGHPTLRKRALLPIILTLYLSSCGKPAAEYKYEAIWRKAPEVQVVLLKDAKTARLALHAPYRLVNMNSGKTLLRGNGLGETSVSFSGSAFILGRESFRAAGVKLVCRRDGAVELNGTRYRGEVSLVAAPLNRLKALNRLSVEEYIRGVLGSEMPNYWDKEALMAQAICIRTYALDMKMSDKKLSSLHLAYRGTTNENWRLDKIVEETKGIVMFYKGKLFPAYFHSTCGGHTEDAAHVFGNKGLAPLSGVECGFCDRSKYYQWEADINKADIEEKLKKKYPGLKGVSTVVPANPGPGGHSSTVVIKHDGGELKMGANQFRLLVGPNVLYSTAFSAQESGPVIKFTGSGWGHGVGMCQYGAEGMAEKGAQWYQILRHYYPGAKFVKVYQ
- the ruvB gene encoding Holliday junction branch migration DNA helicase RuvB, whose amino-acid sequence is MVPPETCEALHPASTSGGNDVYNLRPKNLSEYIGQSQVVESLGIAVEAAKKRADAVDHVLLFGPPGLGKTTLANIIAVEMEVDIVTTSGPALEKSGDLIGILTNLKKGDVLFIDEIHRVPKTVEEYLYSAMEDYFINVIFDKGMNARSYRSRLEEFTMVGATTRAGLLSSPLRERFGIQRGLDFYSIEELSRVIARSASLLGVTIENDGIGEIAKRSRGTPRIANRVLRRVRDYAEVRSNGVITSSVACDALRLEGIDEEGLSILDRKFLETIICNYKGGPVGLEAIAAVLHEEPDTLADMVEPYLLKAGFVLRTPKGRKATERAYSRLGHPVPDGTGGQLPLLPGHKGSNT